Part of the Pseudomonas chlororaphis genome, CTGCGTTCGCCGGCAGTGGCCAGACCTGCCAGATAAGGGAGCAGTACCTGCGGAATGCAGGTACCCATGCAGATCAGGAAGCTGACGCCCGCCAGGAACGAAAGTTGGGTGGCTTGGCTGGCCAGCAATAGCATGGCCGCGGTCCACGCGAGCAGCACGCGGCACAGTCGCAAGGGCGCCACCCTGTCGCCCAACGGGACGATCAGCAATATCCCCAGCGCATAGCCCATCTGCGATGCCGTGGCGATCCAACTGGTCTGCCCCGCGTCAATGCTCATCGCACCGGCAAACACCGGCAGCAGTGCTTGGTTAAAGTAAACGTTGGCCACCGACAAGCCGCACAATGCGGCAATGCCCGCCAAAATCAGCGGCGTAAAGTGTGTGTTGGACGACATTACCCATAACTCCAAAGCAGTTTTCAGCTATCCGATGAAAATCGCACGGCATCGGTCGTGGACTCGGTACCGACTTCGCTTTGGCGTCCCAAAAACAGAAAGACCACAGTGGCAGTGAGCAAGGTGAAGATCGCCAGCAGTTGCAGCAAGGTCTTGAAGCCTGCGGTGTAGGCCAAGCGCAGCATCGTCAAGGGGATCTGGCTGGCGCTGGTGCTGGCGTGCTGGAGATCGCCCATGACCAGCCGTTGCGCGATCGTTGAATAATCAGCGACAGGCAGCCTGACCGAGGCATTGAGGCTCAGGTGGTGCGCGACCAGCGCCGTCAGCACGGCGACAGTGATTGCCAGGGCGACGCCTTCGCTGGCCACTCGTGTCGTGTTGAAGATACCGGCGGCCATCCCGGCTCGTTCCTTGGGGATCACGCTGACCGACAAGCCATCCATCAGGCCCCAGGGCAGTCCTGTGCCGATCCCGGTCAGCAACATGGCCGCGAGGATCTGCCCGTGTTCGCCGGCCGGGATCACGCTGAGCCAGTAGAGCCCCACCGCGGCGATCACGAAACCAATGGCGCACAGCACGCCCGCGGACAACCAGCGGGTCAGCGACGCGGCGATCATGGGGATCACCAGCATCGGGGCGGACAGGGCCAACATCATTAACCCCGCTTCAAAGGCACTGGCCCCCTCCACACCGATAAACCGAAACGGCAGCAGTACGATCAAGACGATGTAGCAATAGCAGGTGCCGATCGGCAGGATCTGTACGCCGACAAAACGCGGAAACAGGAACAAGCCCAGTTCCAGCATCGGATGCTTCGCCCGATTTTCAACAATGATGAACAGCAGCAAGAAGACCGCCGCCGCGCCAAACAGGGCCTGGATGACCGGCGAACCCCAGCCCTGCTCCGGCGCCAGGATCACTGCCGTGGTGAAGGCCACCAACAGGCCGGAAAACGTCAGCACGCCGGGCGTATCCAAGCGCTGAGCCTGCGGGTCGCGGCTTTCGCGCATTTTGGGCAGCGCAAAGATCAAGGAAAGAATGGCGAGCAAGGCGGTGCAAAGAAAAATGCTGCGCCAGCCCATGGACTCGATCAGCAAACCCGATACCAACGGGCCGAAGGCCAGGCCAACGCCAAACGTGGTGCCCAGCAGGCTGAACGCACGTGTCCTGGCATGTCCGTCGAACTCTTGGGCCAGGGCCGCCGAACCGCTGGCCAACGCAGCCGCCGCGGCGATGCCTTGTACGCCACGCAAGAGGTCCAGCCAGATCATGTCGGGCACCACCGCCAACAGGATCGACACCAACGCAAACAGCGCGATACCGCACATGAACACCAGCTTACGCCCATAGAGGTCGGCGAGCGTGCCGGCCGCCATCAACAGGCTGCCAAAACTGAGCATGAAGGCGTTGGTGATCCAGGCCAGTTCGGTGGGATGGGCATCGAAGGTCTGACCAATGAACGGCGTGGCCACTGCCCCGCCGGTAAAGCTCATGGGCAATACCAGGGCTGCCAGGCAAATGGCAGCCAGGATGGAATACCGGCCCCGGGTCGGCAGCGGTTCGGTAGCTGAGTTCATGACGTCATTCCCTGCATATCTTTGAAGTATCCGTGCTGTCCAGGCTAAGGCGCGCGATCGTTTCGTACACTCTAGTTAGGATACAATCGAAGATAAACGGGCTTTTATTCCACTTATAATGAACTAAAAGGATGTAATCGATTCGTGGACAGTCTCAGTGGCGTGACCTCTTTCGTAAAAACCGCCGAGGCGCTGAGTTTTATCAGTGCCGCCAGGGCGTTGGGGATTTCCGCCTCCGCCGTGGGCAAGAACGTGGCCAAACTGGAGGCCTCGTTGAATGTGCGGCTGCTGCACCGCAGCACGCGCAAAGTCAGCCTGACAGCCGAAGGACAGCTGTTCTATGAACGCTGCCGAAAGATCCTCGACGACCTTGAAGACGCCCAGGCGATGCTGTCCCACGCCACGCAGGAGCCCCGCGGAAAGCTGCGCGTGAGCCTGCCCACCATTGGCTATCGCTTTCTGTTGCCGCACATGACGCGGTTCCGCAAGACCTATCCGGACATCGAGCTGGAGCTGGACTTCAACGATCAATTGGTGGATGTGATCGATGAGGGCTTTGACGTGGTGATTCGCAGCGGCGGCCAGGCCGACTCGAAGTTGATGGCGCGAAAGCTGGGGCCTTTCAAGTTTGTCCTGTGCGCGTCACCCGATTACTTGCAACGCAAGGGACGGCCCACCGCGATCAGCGACCTCGAACACCACGAGTGCTTGCGTTATCGATTTGTCACGACGGGCAAAATAATGGACTGGAGCATGTCTGCCGCCCCGGAGTTCGTGCAGTTGCGCCTGCCCACCGCCCTGACGCTGAACAACATGGAGGCCATGTTGATGGCCGTGGTGGATGGGCACGGAATCGCCTTTGTCCCGGACTTCCTGGCGCGCGAAGCCATCGCCCAAGGTCGCCTGGAAACGCTGCTCGATGGTCACAGCGAAGACCAGGGGCAATTCTGGGCACTGTGGCCGTCCAGTCGTCATCTTTCGCCAAAAATCCGCGTATTCGTAGACTTCGCCGCCGAGCACCTGTTTGCCAATCCACCGCTGGAGGGCCCGGGCACAGCTCGCTCGTGAAGCCTTGCCTGCTCCTAGCAGCCCGAGAACACCGTGGCGAACGCCAAAAGCCGGCAAATTTGCTCTGGCGTCTGCCGCCTGAATATAATGCGATTCATTATCAATTATGTAGTTTCCGGGATGCTGATGCGCAGCAACGACACACTGGGTGATGCCGATCTCGCGCTGCTCTACCGCAGCCACCATTCGTGGTTGCATGGCTGGCTGAGCCGGCGCATCGGTTGTCGCGAAAGCGCAGCAGACCTGGCGCAGGACACGTTCGTGCGTCTGCTCAAGTCCCGTCAATCCAGCCCTTTGCGCGAACCGCGCGCGTATCTGAGCAGCATCGCCCGCGGGCTGATGATCGATCGGTACCGCCGTCGCGAGCTCGAACGTGCCTACTTTGAAAGCCTCGCGCTGCTGCCTGCCCAAGAGGCTCCCTCTGAAGAAGAACGGCTGCTGATTCTCGACAGCCTCGAACGGATCGACCGCCTGCTTGACCTGCTCAAGCCGAGAGTGCGCGAGGCGTTTCTGCTCGCCCAGCTCGACGGTTTGACCTGCCTGCAAATCGCCGAAAAATTGGGGGTTTCCCGTTCTACGGTGGAACGCGACCTGGCCAAGGCCCTGCAACACTGCTATCGCTTGCGCTATGCCGACCAGTGAAGCCCGGGGGCTGGACCCGGCCGTGGTCGACCAGGCGATCCACTGGCTGGTGCGCCTGCGCTTCAACCCGGCCGATGAGCAAACCCAACGCACCTTCGAGCACTGGCTGGCCCAGCGGCCGGAGCATCGGTTGGCGTGGCAACGTGTCGAAGCGCTTGGCGATGACTTCGCCGGTATCCCGCCTGATCTGGCCCGGCACACCCTCAAGGGCACGCGCTCAGGCCTGCATCGGCGCCAGAGCCTGAAGCTGCTGGGCATGTTTGCCACGGCAGGCGGCGCGGCCTGGCTCAGCCGGGACTACACGCCGCTGCCGGCCCTGCTCGCCCAACAGCACAGCAAAACCGGCGAGCGCAAACGCGTCCAACTCGACGATGGCAGTCTTATCCAGCTCAACAGCGAC contains:
- a CDS encoding LysR family transcriptional regulator, whose protein sequence is MDSLSGVTSFVKTAEALSFISAARALGISASAVGKNVAKLEASLNVRLLHRSTRKVSLTAEGQLFYERCRKILDDLEDAQAMLSHATQEPRGKLRVSLPTIGYRFLLPHMTRFRKTYPDIELELDFNDQLVDVIDEGFDVVIRSGGQADSKLMARKLGPFKFVLCASPDYLQRKGRPTAISDLEHHECLRYRFVTTGKIMDWSMSAAPEFVQLRLPTALTLNNMEAMLMAVVDGHGIAFVPDFLAREAIAQGRLETLLDGHSEDQGQFWALWPSSRHLSPKIRVFVDFAAEHLFANPPLEGPGTARS
- a CDS encoding MFS transporter, encoding MNSATEPLPTRGRYSILAAICLAALVLPMSFTGGAVATPFIGQTFDAHPTELAWITNAFMLSFGSLLMAAGTLADLYGRKLVFMCGIALFALVSILLAVVPDMIWLDLLRGVQGIAAAAALASGSAALAQEFDGHARTRAFSLLGTTFGVGLAFGPLVSGLLIESMGWRSIFLCTALLAILSLIFALPKMRESRDPQAQRLDTPGVLTFSGLLVAFTTAVILAPEQGWGSPVIQALFGAAAVFLLLFIIVENRAKHPMLELGLFLFPRFVGVQILPIGTCYCYIVLIVLLPFRFIGVEGASAFEAGLMMLALSAPMLVIPMIAASLTRWLSAGVLCAIGFVIAAVGLYWLSVIPAGEHGQILAAMLLTGIGTGLPWGLMDGLSVSVIPKERAGMAAGIFNTTRVASEGVALAITVAVLTALVAHHLSLNASVRLPVADYSTIAQRLVMGDLQHASTSASQIPLTMLRLAYTAGFKTLLQLLAIFTLLTATVVFLFLGRQSEVGTESTTDAVRFSSDS
- a CDS encoding RNA polymerase sigma factor, with translation MRSNDTLGDADLALLYRSHHSWLHGWLSRRIGCRESAADLAQDTFVRLLKSRQSSPLREPRAYLSSIARGLMIDRYRRRELERAYFESLALLPAQEAPSEEERLLILDSLERIDRLLDLLKPRVREAFLLAQLDGLTCLQIAEKLGVSRSTVERDLAKALQHCYRLRYADQ